Proteins encoded by one window of Campylobacter concisus:
- a CDS encoding ABC transporter ATP-binding protein, with protein MNEIIVGKNITTSYGDKIMHDNVSWSVKEAEIYGFLGGSGAGKTTLMKTMIYLKKPSEGDIFFDGVNMWKSGSEEQQEIKLKSGTMFQFGALYSSMTILDNVGVLLHEYSKFNKRQIDEIAMFWIQKVGLKKEVSMLYPSELSGGMKKRAALARALVLSPRVLFLDEPNSGLDPVSSRQMDALIKELRDSIGVTVVMVTHDADSIFDILDRFLIIDNKKIAFEGDIKELEHLENNPLEELFKMRKK; from the coding sequence ATGAATGAAATAATAGTTGGAAAAAACATAACGACAAGTTATGGCGATAAAATAATGCACGATAATGTGAGCTGGAGCGTTAAAGAGGCAGAAATTTATGGCTTTTTAGGTGGCAGTGGCGCTGGTAAAACGACTCTTATGAAGACGATGATATATCTAAAAAAGCCAAGCGAGGGCGATATATTTTTTGATGGCGTCAATATGTGGAAAAGCGGCTCTGAAGAGCAGCAAGAGATTAAGCTAAAAAGTGGAACGATGTTTCAATTTGGCGCACTTTATAGCTCGATGACGATCCTTGATAATGTGGGTGTTTTGCTTCATGAGTACTCTAAATTTAACAAGCGACAGATCGATGAGATAGCGATGTTTTGGATACAAAAAGTGGGGCTAAAAAAAGAGGTATCAATGCTCTATCCAAGCGAGCTAAGTGGCGGTATGAAGAAGCGTGCTGCACTCGCAAGAGCCTTGGTGCTAAGTCCTAGGGTGCTATTTTTAGATGAGCCAAACAGCGGTCTTGATCCTGTTAGCTCGCGGCAGATGGACGCGCTCATAAAAGAGCTTCGTGATAGCATCGGCGTGACCGTCGTCATGGTGACGCATGATGCGGATAGCATTTTTGATATTTTGGATAGATTTTTGATAATAGATAACAAAAAGATAGCCTTTGAGGGAGATATAAAAGAGCTTGAGCATCTTGAAAACAACCCGCTTGAAGAGCTATTTAAAATGAGGAAAAAGTAG
- a CDS encoding MlaD family protein: MENRNSYTIVGMFFIACLTAFAIFIWWMTSKNNTKVDFKEYYIHTSELPSGLKVDSTVKFIGVPAGSVSDINFVDDKNALINITMKIREDLPIKADSVASIEVQTISGVASINISRGTKDFASGQKPILQLEESLFSKLGNNAENITLKINQTLDKVDNFFSPENIAHVESVLKNIDKFTQVLTDEDGLSEVDSIVKNVKNFTDTLNKTDTKELVKNLNTLISNANQVFVSANSAITGYNSLQELIAKKAKDGEYDLRNTVGPLLREASDFLNGFDKTLREFRGALQRLEDNPYEFFFTNPVPNDKGDKK, from the coding sequence ATGGAAAATAGAAATTCTTATACCATTGTTGGCATGTTTTTCATAGCCTGCCTTACAGCGTTTGCCATATTTATCTGGTGGATGACTAGCAAAAATAACACAAAGGTTGATTTTAAAGAGTATTACATCCACACGAGCGAGCTGCCAAGCGGATTGAAGGTTGATTCTACGGTTAAATTTATCGGCGTGCCAGCTGGAAGCGTTAGCGATATAAATTTTGTCGATGATAAAAATGCTCTTATAAACATCACAATGAAAATTAGAGAAGATCTGCCGATAAAGGCCGATAGCGTGGCAAGTATAGAAGTTCAGACTATCAGCGGTGTGGCTAGTATAAATATAAGCCGTGGCACAAAAGACTTTGCATCAGGCCAAAAGCCTATCTTACAGCTTGAAGAGAGCCTCTTTTCAAAGCTTGGAAACAACGCTGAAAACATTACTTTAAAGATAAATCAAACACTTGATAAAGTCGATAACTTTTTCTCGCCTGAAAATATCGCTCACGTAGAGTCAGTCCTTAAAAATATCGATAAATTTACACAAGTTTTAACAGACGAAGATGGATTAAGCGAGGTTGATAGTATCGTTAAAAATGTAAAAAATTTTACAGATACTTTAAACAAAACCGATACAAAAGAACTGGTTAAAAATTTAAACACTCTAATTTCAAATGCAAACCAAGTTTTTGTATCGGCAAATTCGGCTATCACCGGATATAATTCGCTGCAAGAGCTCATCGCCAAAAAGGCTAAAGATGGTGAATACGACCTTAGAAATACGGTTGGGCCGTTATTAAGAGAAGCGAGTGATTTTTTAAATGGATTTGACAAGACACTTCGTGAATTTAGAGGCGCACTTCAAAGGCTTGAAGATAATCCTTACGAGTTTTTCTTCACAAATCCGGTGCCAAATGACAAAGGAGATAAAAAATGA
- a CDS encoding MlaE family ABC transporter permease: MQNKNDVIFVVANGAQTIKFIGKFSYKDAKNLQSIFKKIQKLSGNVKFDFSELKSIDYAVLILLRNALNGKKFEIITNDEKIKAMGDLLNDEKIDFNYMPPHNSLNFFSRLGEKICEGFVNLAEFGTFLGEFLIKSVKILFNPASLRFREFSNYIKDGGVNAVFIVSLTAFLIGVVLAYLGSAMLASFGASIFIVEIMGMLTLREVAPLIAAIVIAGRSASSFTAQIGAMKLTEEIDAMKTMGFEPFNFLVLPRIIAMVLCVPVIIFIADAISILGQMIICQTILDISFSDYLNRFREMVELRHFAVGMIKAPFFGAVIAIIGCMRGFGVSQNAQSLGAMTTVSVVNAIFWVIALDAFFAIIFMWLKI, from the coding sequence TTGCAAAATAAAAATGATGTCATTTTTGTAGTGGCAAATGGCGCTCAGACTATAAAATTTATAGGTAAGTTTAGCTATAAAGACGCAAAAAATTTACAAAGCATTTTTAAAAAAATCCAAAAACTTAGCGGCAATGTTAAATTTGACTTTAGTGAGCTAAAAAGTATTGATTACGCTGTTTTGATACTTTTAAGAAATGCACTAAATGGTAAGAAATTTGAGATCATCACAAATGATGAGAAGATAAAGGCGATGGGCGATCTTTTAAATGATGAAAAGATTGATTTTAACTACATGCCGCCGCACAATAGTCTAAATTTCTTCTCACGACTCGGTGAAAAAATTTGTGAAGGTTTTGTGAATTTAGCTGAGTTTGGCACGTTCTTGGGCGAATTTTTGATAAAAAGCGTAAAAATTTTATTTAATCCAGCCAGTCTTAGATTTAGGGAATTTAGTAACTACATAAAAGATGGCGGCGTAAATGCCGTTTTTATCGTATCCCTCACTGCTTTTTTGATAGGCGTTGTGCTTGCCTATCTTGGTAGTGCGATGCTTGCAAGCTTTGGTGCTAGTATATTTATAGTTGAGATCATGGGTATGCTAACGCTTAGAGAGGTGGCCCCGCTCATCGCTGCTATCGTTATCGCAGGTAGGTCGGCCTCTAGTTTTACTGCTCAAATTGGCGCTATGAAGCTAACTGAAGAGATAGATGCGATGAAGACGATGGGCTTCGAGCCATTTAACTTCTTGGTCTTGCCGCGCATCATCGCGATGGTACTTTGCGTGCCTGTTATTATCTTTATAGCTGACGCGATAAGTATCTTAGGACAGATGATCATTTGCCAAACGATACTTGATATCAGCTTTAGTGACTATCTAAATAGATTTCGCGAGATGGTCGAGCTTAGGCACTTTGCTGTTGGTATGATAAAGGCTCCATTTTTTGGTGCGGTGATAGCGATCATTGGCTGCATGAGGGGATTTGGTGTTAGTCAAAACGCCCAAAGCCTTGGAGCAATGACAACAGTTAGCGTCGTAAATGCGATATTTTGGGTCATTGCGCTTGATGCATTTTTCGCGATAATTTTTATGTGGCTAAAGATATGA
- a CDS encoding CorA family divalent cation transporter: protein MSYKSSVCGYFYGDEYDYILLVSFTQKQSYKFLFKNGKIYKEDLDHECDKNEFEAALKKLCNEYANKILEHQEELNEYEKIYASRKNFNQFIKRHHFLKYEIRKFQNKISHFYETLSICQSEQQNLKKELKNSTHEANVFRTMANEYACRIDDIYTFIQSIKNDKINQNIYILTMISAVMLPLNLITGFFGMNTQGLPFNETKNATMIVVSIMLGVILCCVIFLFWYTNKKK from the coding sequence ATGAGCTATAAAAGTTCAGTTTGTGGATATTTTTATGGCGATGAATACGACTATATTTTACTTGTTTCTTTCACACAAAAACAAAGCTATAAATTTTTATTTAAAAATGGCAAGATTTATAAAGAAGATCTTGATCACGAATGCGATAAAAACGAGTTTGAAGCGGCCCTTAAAAAACTATGTAATGAATATGCAAACAAAATTTTAGAACATCAAGAAGAACTAAACGAGTATGAAAAAATTTATGCTAGTCGAAAAAACTTTAATCAATTTATCAAAAGACACCACTTTTTAAAATACGAGATTAGAAAATTTCAAAACAAGATATCTCACTTTTATGAGACACTTTCGATTTGTCAAAGTGAGCAACAAAATTTAAAAAAAGAGCTTAAAAATAGTACTCATGAGGCAAATGTTTTTAGAACAATGGCCAATGAATATGCATGCAGAATCGATGATATTTATACATTTATACAAAGTATAAAAAACGACAAAATCAATCAAAATATTTATATTTTGACAATGATATCAGCTGTAATGCTGCCATTAAATCTTATAACTGGCTTTTTTGGTATGAATACACAAGGCTTACCATTTAATGAAACTAAAAATGCTACTATGATAGTTGTATCAATAATGCTTGGAGTAATTCTTTGTTGTGTTATTTTTTTATTTTGGTATACAAATAAGAAGAAGTAG
- the tgt gene encoding tRNA guanosine(34) transglycosylase Tgt: protein MKFEVIKKDGNARRGILKTAHSVIQTPVFMPVGTVGAVKSLDAFDMSEILDAKIILANTYHMYLRPGSKVVREFGGLHGFSKFKCSFLTDSGGFQAFSLRSNTKNDDGGIKFKSHIDGSTHYFTPRSVLDTQYDLGSDIMMILDDLVALPAEPKRIDLSIKRTIKWAKEAIDYHKFMQSKGVGLQQNIFGIVQGGTDYEARKFCAEALNELPFDGLAIGGLSVGESNEAMYDTVEAVMPFMDELRPRYLMGVGTPEDLVENVERGVDMFDCVMPTRNARNGTLFTSFGKINIKSAKFINDHAPIDPQCQCYTCKRYSRGYLNHLFKARELTFFRLASLHNLHYYLNLMKEMREAIERGEFTKFKKNFYAKRVKNEL from the coding sequence ATGAAATTTGAAGTTATAAAAAAAGATGGAAATGCAAGACGTGGTATCCTAAAGACAGCCCACAGCGTGATACAAACGCCAGTTTTCATGCCAGTTGGCACGGTTGGCGCGGTTAAAAGCTTAGACGCCTTTGATATGAGTGAAATTTTAGACGCAAAGATAATCTTAGCAAACACTTACCACATGTATCTGCGCCCTGGTAGCAAGGTCGTGCGTGAGTTTGGCGGACTTCATGGATTTTCTAAATTTAAGTGCTCGTTTTTAACTGATAGCGGCGGATTTCAGGCATTCTCGCTTAGATCAAATACCAAAAACGACGATGGAGGGATAAAATTTAAAAGCCATATCGACGGCAGTACGCACTATTTCACACCAAGATCCGTCCTTGACACGCAGTATGACCTAGGCAGCGACATCATGATGATACTTGATGATCTAGTCGCCTTGCCTGCTGAGCCAAAAAGGATCGATCTAAGCATAAAGCGAACGATAAAATGGGCAAAAGAGGCGATCGATTATCATAAATTTATGCAAAGCAAGGGCGTTGGCTTACAGCAAAATATCTTTGGTATCGTTCAAGGAGGCACTGATTATGAGGCACGTAAATTTTGCGCCGAAGCTTTAAATGAGCTACCATTTGATGGCCTTGCGATAGGAGGGCTAAGCGTTGGCGAGAGCAACGAGGCGATGTATGATACTGTTGAGGCGGTTATGCCATTTATGGATGAGCTAAGGCCGCGTTATCTAATGGGCGTTGGCACACCTGAAGATCTCGTGGAAAACGTAGAGCGAGGCGTTGATATGTTTGACTGCGTCATGCCAACAAGAAACGCAAGAAACGGCACGCTCTTTACTAGCTTTGGCAAGATAAATATAAAATCAGCCAAATTTATAAACGACCACGCGCCAATCGACCCACAGTGTCAGTGCTACACCTGCAAGCGCTACTCAAGAGGCTATCTAAACCACCTTTTTAAGGCTAGAGAGCTAACGTTTTTTAGGCTAGCAAGCCTTCACAACCTGCATTACTATCTAAATTTGATGAAAGAGATGAGAGAGGCGATAGAAAGAGGCGAATTTACCAAATTTAAGAAAAATTTTTATGCTAAAAGGGTAAAAAATGAGCTATAA